The DNA segment atcttcacgTCTGAGGTTGTCCAGCTGAGGCTAGGCCTTACAgacctaataaaaaaaattggactcaagaactattagctgatattttgttgggtattctgagCGCTCTTGGGGTTTCAAattttatgatcccacttctagatcattaTTTGAGACGGAAAATGCTAGATTCTTTGAGGATTGAGTTTgggggaagataacataaggaaagttgtctttgaagaggaattagtttcttttcctaatgtggttataaatgatgtttAGGCTTCAATTCCTAACTTCACAACTAAACCAATTATAAAACAAGACAAGAATGAAGTCCCTATTGTTGTacttgaagttcaaactcaacaacttcAAGAAGTGTCACTAAGGAGATCCACTAGAGAAAAAAGAAGTGAAATTccaaattattatattatatttcttcaagaacatcaggatgatgtGGGCATAATGGaagtgatccaatcaacttccaacaagctctagaaagttctaactctcaaaagtggacAAATtctatggaagaggaaataaaatccatgaaagatgATGACGTTTAGGAACTTGTCGAATTTTCATCAGGAGTCAAActcataggttgtaaatggatatttaaaaccaaaagggattcacacGGTAATATCAAAAGATATAAGGTTTGTATTGTTGTaaagggttttactcaaaagaaAGGCAATGattataaggagactttctatCTGGTTTTATCGAAAGACTATTTTAGAGTAATCATAGTACtagtagctcactttgatttagagctacaccagatggatgtaaaaactgcgtTTCTTAATGGGAATattgatgagacgatttatatggtgcaactagaaaactttgtgtctggtaattcaaagtctatggtatgcaaattgaagaaatccatctatggtctcaagcaagcctctcgtcaatggtatcacaaattccatgaaatAATTACCTCCTTCAATAGGAGTAAATCTAtctttctagtgttatatgtcgatgatataCTCACAGCAaataatgatgtaggtttattgcatgacactaagagatttctcaaaaagaattttgagatgaaatatctTGATGATGCTttttttgtattaggaattttgagataattaacaattatttttatgcaaatatttcatgtcctttaattttgtaattaattttcaatattttatattattttgtaattattttttttttaatttctatcgatacataatattttacaatatacatctaaatactatattattttatagaaatgatgattaaaaatagTTAATTCAGCCacaatcaaaatttcattaactAGTTATaacaatttctattaatttctaCAAAGTTTCATGAAATTTTCATCAACATTGATATTTTCATATCgacattttcataaaatcagttCATCCTTGGGTACAAGTTctttcaataataatattttgaattttgaaaaatgaaatcctatcaaataaataaaatattagctccctctgaaaactaaaaaaaaaaaaaacaaacaagtaaATAAtatcacattaaaaaaaagttgaacttttaaaaatatctttatactttcaaaattaataataaaatctttAAAACTTTTACAAATATTCAAAAATATTCATATCGAGTTGGaatctttaaaattttggacGGAAATTAGACAAATGATAATcacttataaaaataaaatttagatcaaCACGTTACCTTAGtccataaaattctaaatctcaATTTATGTTATTCAtcaatttttcacaaacaaaattaaaaaaaaaaacaaaataaaacaaaataaaacaaaacaaacttctaaagaaaataaaaaatataaatgaaaaaaagtcaGCATAGTTATAGAGAGCTCTCGTCTCTCTGTTTTTGCAACTAAGAAATCGAAAGATCAAAATCCGATCGTTTCAAGAAATCtcaaagagagaaagagaggaaaACATGAGTTACTACAACCAGCCACCGCCTCCCGTCGGCGTTCCTCTGCCGCAGGGTAACCTCTAAAAACCATTACTCTTTAATTCCTCTCTTACTTCTGCTACACTTTCTCGAAATTCTTATATCCAAATCGAATGTATCTTACTTTTTCTTTCCGAGAAATTGATGTATCTCTCTTATTCTTTGTTTTCATCTCGCTTTCGCGCTTTGATTTGACTGATTTTTGGCTGTGATTCGTTGAATTTTGACGATTTCAGGTTATCCGCCGCAAGGATATCCTCCGAAGGACGCTTATCCACCGCAGGGCGGTTATGCTCCGGCGGGATATCCACCTCCCCCGGTGTACGGTCATCCTCCGCCGCAACATCAAAACCAAAAGGAAGAGGATGGATTCTTCAAACGCTGGTGAATCAAGAATCTCTGcttctctttcattttttaaCTCTTACTATTGAATGCGATGAAATTGAGTCGCTgcgatttaaaaaataagtcgaAATCGGAGTATTTGGCCATATGTCAAAATtgcttttttaaatatattttaatccatttttattaaaagtagttaaataaaaattagtttttttaaaaaaaaaaaaacctatgaAGCATAGACATGGATAAATAAGATGATACAACAACAtgccaatttctaaaaaaaaaaaactaaaatattgaTATGTTGAAGATAATTTGACATACAAATTAATGACAATTagtataaaatacaatacaaacacggtaatacaataaaaaaaaataacatcgaagaatattagagggagaagtatgaagataaacaaagAACTTGTTTGttgaaatgttgaaaatatTCACGTTATTCAAGTGAGTTATATTTtgggactttgtggggactcaaatgcgAGGATATAGATGAATCTAGCCTTTTAAATAAGTtgtctagttttagattggaaaATATTTGATGGgttgtttatctttttttaaaaaaaatttaaataagttccctagttttagattgagaaaTATTAGATgggttgtttattttttttttctttaaaaaacataaacagATCATTATCTATATGTGTTTGATACGGATCTGTACTTCATagttaaaaacattttattttcaagTAAATCTAAACGGGCCCTAAGTTTGGGATTGTGTTTAAAGTGGTTTTGAGAAAATCTTAACTACCTTTAGTATTTGGTGTTCCAATTCTTAAATAATCTAAGAgaattactttttaaattataactAAGATAGCAAAAATTGATAGTAGTTTTTAAATtcagattttttttagaaatctgCTAATTTCTTAaccttttaaataaatatattatgataatatttttacatatcaatatatttttaatttttatttgattcatttttttaataattatttttcttaaaacttTTATCAAATCTTTTAGGAACAAAGttagttgaaattaaaattatataatattttaaaaaaatatatattataataaattataaattaattattaatgggaaaataattaaaataaaaaatatacttttgttcatataattaaattaccaatttaatataatttatctaACATCATAACtagtttttctaatttaaaataaaatttaccaaACACAATGTTACTATTAATATGAGAGATTCACTACTAGGTGACCAtatgtaacgaccggatccttacacattatgatccgaccgTTACGACATgtatacttagacttttctatcatgagatgagtttagtgaaaatttcaaagaacatatctaaattttattaattagatagaaaaactatataaaaagtttatttatcaaaacaccaggatccataaaacattagcgtggtggtataaaatgcatatgcctataattgTGAGTTTGATAGTTGGccttggccatttgagcgacgtccaattctgccaatataggatgagtatataatatacccagtaagtagttctcacgtagggtagtgaccaaatgcacaatcacaagcaacatgtcatgaaaacatatggttgggaccgaaaacgtataataacatgtggtagtcggttatgcttccaataTAAATCTCTccaccctgataggaagatgaggacctaagcgaaaactaacccatctgatgattagcgggtcatgcagtcagtagggtcagagtcgcatccaaaccattagcataaacgtaatattggactagaagggtgcaaccatacataccctgctagtctCTAGCgtaaacataacgtaagattagacccggaggggtgcaaccatacatgccctaccagccctggaagcataaatttatccgccctgataggaagatgaggacttaagctgAAATTAactcatctgatgattagcgggtcatgcagtcagtagggccagagttgcatccaacatcaaccattaacataaacgcaagattagactggaagcataacttacacctaattaaaacttgattttaacgtaatcgtgaacaaacataatgcatggggtcccttgtagagaaacgtgttctaaacatgtaatgcaatataaNNNNNNNNNNNNNNNNNNNNNNNNNNNNNNNNNNNNNNNNNNNNNNNNNNNNNNNNNNNNNNNNNNNNNNNNNNNNNNNNNNNNNNNNNNNNNNNNNNNNNNNNNNNNNNNNNNNNNNNNNNNNNNNNNNNNNNNNNNNNNNNNNNNNNNNNNNNNNNNNNNNNNNNNNNNNNNNNNNNNNNNNNNNNNNNNNNNNNNNNNNNNNNNNNNNNNNNNNNNNNNNNNNNNNNNNNNNNNNNNNNNNNNNNNNNNNNNNNNNNNNNNNNNNNNNNNNNNNNNNNNNNNNNNNNNNNNNNNNNNNNNNNNNNNNNNNNNNNNNNNNNNNNNNNNNNNNNNNNNNNNNNNNNNNNNNNNNNNNNNNNNNNNNNNNNNNNNNNNNNNNNNNNNNNNNNNNNNNNNNNNNNNNNNNNNNNNNNNNNNNNNNNNNNNNNNNNNNNNNNNNNNNNNNNNNNNNNNNNNNNNNNNNNNNNNNNNNNNNNNNNNNNNNNNNNNNNNNNNNNNNNNNNNNNNNNNNNNNNNNNNNNNNNNNNNNNNNNNNNNNNNNNNNNNNNNNNNNNNNNNNNNNNNNNNNNNNNNNNNNNNNNNNNNNNNNNNNNNNNNNNNNNNNNNNNNNNNNNNNNNNNNNNNNNNNNNNNNNNNNNNNNNNNNNNNNNNNNNNNNNNNNNNNNNNNNNNNNNNNNNNNNNNNNNNNNNNNNNNNNNNNNNNNNNNNNNNNNNNNNNNNNNNNNNNNNNNNNNNNNNNNNNNNNNNNNNNNNNNNNNNNNNNNNNNNNNNNNNNNNNNNNNNNNNNNNNNNNNNNNNNNNNNNNNNNNNNNNNNNNNNNNNNNNNNNNNNNNNNNNNNNNNNNNNNNNNNNNNNNNNNNNNNNNNNNNNNNNNNNNNNNNNNNNNNNNNNNNNNNNNNNNNNNNNNNNNNNNNNNNNNNNNNNNNNNNNNNNNNNNNNNNNNNNNNNNNNNNNNNNNNNNNNNNNNNNNNNNNNNNNNNNNNNNNNNNNNNNNNNNNNNNNNNNNNNNNNNNNNNNNNNNNNNNNNNNNNNNNNNNNNNNNNNNNNNNNNNNNNNNNNNNNNNNNNNNNNNNNNNNNNNNNNNNNNNNNNNNNNNNNNNNNNNNNNNNNNNNNNNNNNNNNNNNNNNNNNNNNNNNNNNNNNNNNNNNNNNNNNNNNNNNNNNNNNNNNNNNNNNNNNNNNNNNNNNNNNNNNNNNNNNNNNNNNNNNNNNNNNNNNNNNNNNNNNNNNNNNNNNNNNNNNNNNNNNNNNNNNNNNNNNNNNNNNNNNNNNNNNNNNNNNNNNNNNNNNNNNNNNNNNNNNNNNNNNNNNNNNNNNNNNNNNNNNNNNNNNNNNNNNNNNNNNNNNNNNNNNNNNNNNNNNNNNNNNNNNNNNNNNNNNNNNNNNNNNNNNNNNNNNNNNNNNNNNNNNNNNNNNNNNNNNNNNNNNNNNNNNNNNNNNNNNNNNNNNNNNNNNNNNNNNNNNNNNNNNNNNNNNNNNNNNNNNNNNNNNNNNNNNNNNNNNNNNNNNNNNNNNNNNNNNNNNNNNNNNNNNNNNNNNNNNNNNNNNNNNNNNNNNNNNNNNNNNNNNNNNNNNNNNNNNNNNNNNNNNNNNNNNNNNNNNNNNNNNNNNNNNNNNNNNNNNNNNNNNNNNNNNNNNNNNNNNNNNNNNNNNNNNNNNNNNNNNNNNNNNNNNNNNNNNNNNNNNNNNNNNNNNNNNNNNNNNNNNNNNNNNNNNNNNNNNNNNNNNNNNNNNNNNNNNNNNNNNNNNNNNNNNNNNNNNNNNNNNNNNNNNNNNNNNNNNNNNNNNNNNNNNNNNNNNNNNNNNNNNNNNNNNNNNNNNNNNNNNNNNNNNNNNNNNNNNNNNNNNNNNNNNNNNNNNNNNNNNNNNNNNNNNNNNNNNNNNNNNNNNNNNNNNNNNNNNNNNNNNNNNNNNNNNNNNNNNNNNNNNNNNNNNNNNNNNNNNNNNNNNNNNNNNNNNNNNNNNNNNNNNNNNNNNNNNNNNNNNNNNNNNNNNNNNNNNNNNNNNNNNNNNNNNNNNNNNNNNNNNNNNNNNNNNNNNNNNNNNNNNNNNNNNNNNNNNNNNNNNNNNNNNNNNNNNNNNNNNNNNNNNNNNNNNNNNNNNNNNNNNNNNNNNNNNNNNNNNNNNNNNNNNNNNNNNNNNNNNNNNNNNNNNNNNNNNNNNNNNNNNNNNNNNNNNNNNNNNNNNNNNNNNNNNNNNNNNNNNNNNNNNNNNNNNNNNNNNNNNNNNNNNNNNNNNNNNNNNNNNNNNNNNNNNNNNNNNNNNNNNNNNNNNNNNNNNNNNNNNNNNNNNNNNNNNNNNNNNNNNNNNNNNNNNNNNNNNNNNNNNNNNNNNNNNNNNNNNNNNNNNNNNNNNNNNNNNNNNNNNNNNNNNNNNNNNNNNNNNNNNNNNNNNNNNNNNNNNNNNNNNNNNNNNNNNNNNNNNNNNNNNNNNNNNNNNNNNNNNNNNNNNNNNNNNNNNNNNNNNNNNNNNNNNNNNNNNNNNNNNNNNNNNNNNNNNNNNNNNNNNNNNNNNNNNNNNNNNNNNNNNNNNNNNNNNNNNNNNNNNNNNNNNNNNNNNNNNNNNNNNNNNNNNNNNNNNNNNNNNNNNNNNNNNNNNNNNNNNNNNNNNNNNNNNNNNNNNNNNNNNNNNNNNNNNNNNNNNNNNNNNNNNNNNNNNNNNNNNNNNNNNNNNNNNNNNNNNNNNNNNNNNNNNNNNNNNNNNNNNNNNNNNNNNNNNNNNNNNNNNNNNNNNNNNNNNNNNNNNNNNNNNNNNNNNNNNNNNNNNNNNNNNNNNNNNNNNNNNNNNNNNNNNNNNNNNNNNNNNNNNNNNNNNNNNNNNNNNNNNNNNNNNNNNNNNNNNNNNNNNNNNNNNNNNNNNNNNNNNNNNNNNNNNNNNNNNNNNNNNNNNNNNNNNNNNNNNNNNNNNNNNNNNNNNNNNNNNNNNNNNNNNNNNNNNNNNNNNNNNNNNNNNNNNNNNNNNNNNNNNNNNNNNNNNNNNNNNNNNNNNNNNNNNNNNNNNNNNNNNNNNNNNNNNNNNNNNNNNNNNNNNNNNNNNNNNNNNNNNNNNNNNNNNNNNNNNNNNNNNNNNNNNNNNNNNNNNNNNNNNNNNNNNNNNNNNNNNNNNNNNNNNNNNNNNNNNNNNNNNNNNNNNNNNNNNNNNNNNNNNNNNNNNNNNNNNNNNNNNNNNNNNNNNNNNNNNNNNNNNNNNNNNNNNNNNNNNNNNNNNNNNNNNNNNNNNNNNNNNNNNNNNNNNNNNNNNNNNNNNNNNNNNNNNNNNNNNNNNNNNNNNNNNNNNNNNNNNNNNNNNNNNNNNNNNNNNNNNNNNNNNNNNNNNNNNNNNNNNNNNNNNNNNNNNNNNNNNNNNNNNNNNNNNNNNNNNNNNNNNNNNNNNNNNNNNNNNNNNNNNNNNNNNNNNNNNNNNNNNNNNNNNNNNNNNNNNNNNNNNNNNNNNNNNNNNNNNNNNNNNNNNNNNNNNNNNNNNNNNNNNNNNNNNNNNNNNNNNNNNNNNNNNNNNNNNNNNNNNNNNNNNNNNNNNNNNNNNNNNNNNNNNNNNNNNNNNNNNNNNNNNNNNNNNNNNNNNNNNNNNNNNNNNNNNNNNNNNNNNNNNNNNNNNNNNNNNNNNNNNNNNNNNNNNNNNNNNNNNNNNNNNNNNNNNNNNNNNNNNNNNNNNNNNNNNNNNNNNNNNNNNNNNNNNNNNNNNNNNNNNNNNNNNNNNNNNNNNNNNNNNNNNNNNNNNNNNNNNNNNNNNNNNNNNNNNNNNNNNNNNNNNNNNNNNNNNNNNNNNNNNNNNNNNNNNNNNNNNNNNNNNNNNNNNNNNNNNNNNNNNNNNNNNNNNNNNNNNNNNNNNNNNNNNNNNNNNNNNNNNNNNNNNNNNNNNNNNNNNNNNNNNNNNNNNNNNNNNNNNNNNNNNNNNNNNNNNNNNNNNNNNNNNNNNNNNNNNNNNNNNNNNNNNNNNNNNNNNNNNNNNNNNNNNNNNNNNNNNNNNNNNNNNNNNNNNNNNNNNNNNNNNNNNNNNNNNNNNNNNNNNNNNNNNNNNNNNNNNNNNNNNNNNNNNNNNNNNNNNNNNNNNNNNNNNNNNNNNNNNNNNNNNNNNNNNNNNNNNNNNNNNNNNNNNNNNNNNNNNNNNNNNNNNNNNNNNNNNNNNNNNNNNNNNNNNNNNNNNNNNNNNNNNNNNNNNNNNNNNNNNNNNNNNNNNNNNNNNNNNNNNNNNNNNNNNNNNNNNNNNNNNNNNNNNNNNNNNNNNNNNNNNNNNNNNNNNNNNNNNNNNNNNNNNNNNNNNNNNNNNNNNNNNNNNNNNNNNNNNNNNNNNNNNNNNNNNNNNNNNNNNNNNNNNNNNNNNNNNNNNNNNNNNNNNNNNNNNNNNNNNNNNNNNNNNNNNNNNNNNNNNNNNNNNNNNNNNNNNNNNNNNNNNNNNNNNNNNNNNNNNNNNNNNNNNNNNNNNNNNNNNNNNNNNNNNNNNNNNNNNNNNNNNNNNNNNNNNNNNNNNNNNNNNNNNNNNNNNNNNNNNNNNNNNNNNNNNNNNNNNNNNNNNNNNNNNNNNNNNNNNNNNNNNNNNNNNNNNNNNNNNNNNNNNNNNNNNNNNNNNNNNNNNNNNNNNNNNNNNNNNNNNNNNNNNNNNNNNNNNNNNNNNNNNNNNNNNNNNNNNNNNNNNNNNNNNNNNNNNNNNNNNNNNNNNNNNNNNNNNNNNNNNNNNNNNNNNNNNNNNNNNNNNNNNNNNNNNNNNNNNNNNNNNNNNNNNNNNNNNNNNNNNNNNNNNNNNNNNNNNNNNNNNNNNNNNNNNNNNNNNNNNNNNNNNNNNNNNNN comes from the Benincasa hispida cultivar B227 chromosome 5, ASM972705v1, whole genome shotgun sequence genome and includes:
- the LOC120078643 gene encoding cysteine-rich and transmembrane domain-containing protein WIH2-like, producing the protein MSYYNQPPPPVGVPLPQGYPPQGYPPKDAYPPQGGYAPAGYPPPPVYGHPPPQHQNQKEEDGFFKRCCHEIFWWMS